In Cupriavidus basilensis, one genomic interval encodes:
- the hflX gene encoding GTPase HflX yields MQSRATSNSESSRAILVGVDFGKHDFQESLSELALLTSTAGSTPVHTLTGRRSRPDPALFIGSGKAEELKEAADALDADVVVFNHSLSPAQQRNLERFLQRHVIDRTGLILDIFGQRAQSHVGKVQVELAQVQYQASRLVRAWSHLERQKGGIGMRGGPGERQLELDRRLLDERAKRLKADLTRLQRQHSTQRRARARNDTLSISLVGYTNAGKSTLFNALTKARAYAADQLFATLDTTSRRLYLEGVGNVVLSDTVGFIRDLPTQLVAAFRATLEETVHADLLLHVVDASSPVRHEQVEQVNRVLAEINADDIPQIVVMNKIDASPELLEQGPRVERNEEGVPTRVFVSARDGIGLDTLREALVEVARWLAERPPERPPLDPRLAVAQPYPDDDLDSDFDGDDTRVDPEEPDTQ; encoded by the coding sequence TTGCAATCTAGAGCCACTTCCAATTCCGAGTCCTCCCGCGCCATCCTCGTTGGTGTCGATTTCGGCAAGCATGATTTCCAGGAAAGCCTGAGCGAGCTGGCGTTGCTGACGTCGACCGCGGGTTCCACGCCGGTGCACACGCTGACCGGACGCAGGTCCCGTCCCGACCCGGCGCTGTTCATCGGTTCCGGCAAGGCGGAGGAACTGAAGGAGGCCGCCGATGCACTCGATGCCGACGTGGTGGTGTTCAACCACTCGCTCAGCCCTGCCCAGCAACGCAACCTCGAGCGCTTCCTGCAGCGCCATGTCATCGACCGTACCGGACTGATCCTGGACATCTTCGGCCAGCGGGCGCAGAGCCACGTCGGCAAGGTGCAGGTCGAGCTCGCCCAGGTCCAGTACCAGGCCTCGCGGCTGGTCCGCGCCTGGAGCCACCTGGAGCGGCAGAAGGGGGGCATTGGCATGCGTGGCGGCCCGGGCGAGCGCCAGCTCGAGCTCGACCGCCGCCTGCTGGACGAGCGCGCCAAGCGGCTGAAAGCTGACCTGACGCGGCTGCAGCGTCAGCACAGCACCCAGCGGCGCGCGCGGGCGCGCAACGACACCTTGAGCATCTCGCTGGTCGGCTATACCAACGCTGGCAAGTCGACGCTGTTCAACGCCCTCACCAAGGCTCGGGCCTACGCTGCCGACCAGCTGTTTGCCACGCTGGATACCACTTCGCGCCGGCTGTACCTGGAAGGCGTGGGCAACGTGGTGCTGTCGGATACCGTGGGCTTCATCCGCGATCTGCCGACCCAGCTGGTGGCCGCGTTCCGCGCCACGTTGGAGGAGACCGTGCATGCGGACCTGCTGCTGCATGTGGTCGATGCCTCCAGCCCGGTGCGCCATGAGCAGGTCGAGCAGGTCAACCGTGTGCTGGCCGAAATCAATGCCGACGACATCCCGCAGATCGTGGTGATGAACAAGATCGACGCGTCGCCCGAACTGCTCGAGCAGGGCCCCCGCGTGGAGCGCAACGAGGAGGGTGTGCCGACCCGCGTGTTCGTCAGCGCGCGCGATGGTATTGGTCTGGATACCTTGCGCGAAGCGCTGGTGGAAGTGGCGCGCTGGCTGGCCGAGCGCCCGCCGGAGCGTCCCCCGCTGGATCCGCGCCTCGCGGTTGCGCAGCCCTACCCGGACGACGATCTCGACAGCGATTTTGACGGCGATGACACCCGGGTGGATCCGGAAGAACCCGACACGCAGTGA
- a CDS encoding adenylosuccinate synthase: MSASAVSQGRNVVVIGTQWGDEGKGKIVDWLTDHAKGVVRFQGGHNAGHTLIIGGKKTILRLIPSGIMREGTICYIGNGVVLSPEALFREIEELETAGLQVQNRLRISEATTLILPYHVAIDKAREVRRGADKIGTTGRGIGPAYEDKVARRALRVQDLFDPKCFAEKLRENLDLHNFMLTQYLGAEAVDFQQTLDEMLAYAPRLAPMVADVSAELYAVNAAGGNLMFEGAQGTLLDVDHGTYPFVTSSNCVAGAAAAGAGVGPGRLNYILGITKAYCTRVGAGPFPSELYDNDNPKRQDPVGVRLANVGKEFGSVTGRPRRTGWLDAAALKRSVQINGVSGLCMTKLDVLDGLETLKLCVGYELDGKTVDILPRGSDAVARCVPVYEEFPGWNESTFGVKAWDALPEQARIYLKRVEEVVGIPIDMISTGPDRDETILLRHPYVA, translated from the coding sequence ATGTCCGCTTCTGCAGTAAGCCAGGGACGCAATGTCGTCGTGATCGGCACCCAATGGGGTGACGAAGGCAAGGGAAAAATCGTCGATTGGCTTACCGATCATGCAAAGGGCGTGGTGCGGTTCCAGGGCGGCCACAATGCCGGCCATACGCTCATCATCGGCGGCAAGAAGACCATCCTGCGCCTGATCCCCTCGGGCATCATGCGAGAAGGCACGATCTGCTACATCGGCAACGGCGTCGTGCTGTCGCCGGAGGCGCTGTTCCGTGAGATCGAGGAACTGGAAACCGCTGGCCTGCAGGTGCAGAACCGCCTGCGCATTTCCGAAGCGACCACGCTGATCCTGCCGTACCACGTGGCCATCGACAAGGCCCGTGAGGTGCGCCGTGGCGCCGACAAGATCGGCACCACCGGCCGCGGCATCGGCCCGGCCTACGAAGACAAGGTGGCCCGCCGCGCGCTGCGCGTGCAGGACCTGTTCGATCCCAAGTGCTTCGCCGAGAAGCTGCGCGAGAACCTCGACCTGCATAACTTCATGCTGACCCAGTACCTGGGCGCGGAAGCGGTCGACTTCCAGCAGACTCTGGACGAAATGCTGGCCTACGCGCCGCGCCTGGCCCCGATGGTGGCCGATGTGTCGGCCGAGCTTTACGCGGTCAACGCTGCCGGCGGGAACCTGATGTTCGAAGGCGCGCAAGGCACGCTGCTCGACGTCGACCACGGCACCTATCCGTTCGTTACCTCCAGCAACTGCGTGGCCGGTGCGGCCGCCGCCGGTGCCGGTGTCGGCCCGGGCCGCCTGAACTACATCCTGGGCATCACCAAGGCTTACTGCACCCGCGTGGGCGCAGGCCCGTTCCCCAGCGAGCTGTACGACAACGACAACCCCAAGCGCCAGGACCCGGTGGGTGTGCGCCTGGCCAACGTCGGCAAGGAATTCGGTTCGGTGACCGGACGACCGCGCCGTACCGGCTGGCTCGATGCCGCCGCGCTCAAGCGTTCGGTGCAGATCAACGGTGTGTCGGGTCTTTGCATGACCAAGCTCGACGTGCTGGATGGCCTGGAAACCCTCAAGCTGTGTGTGGGCTACGAACTGGACGGCAAGACCGTCGACATCCTGCCGCGCGGCTCGGATGCCGTGGCGCGCTGCGTGCCGGTGTACGAGGAATTCCCGGGCTGGAATGAATCCACCTTCGGCGTGAAGGCCTGGGACGCGCTGCCGGAACAGGCTCGCATCTACCTGAAGCGCGTCGAGGAAGTGGTCGGCATCCCGATCGACATGATCTCGACCGGCCCGGACCGCGACGAAACCATCCTGCTGCGTCACCCGTACGTAGCCTGA
- a CDS encoding ATP phosphoribosyltransferase regulatory subunit, translating to MSNHWLLPENIADVLPSEARKIEELRRRMLDLFRTYGYELVMPPMLEYLESLLTGTGHDLDLRTLKLVDQLSGRTMGLRADITPQVARIDAHLLNRSGVTRLCYAGNVLHARPAGFRATREPIQVGAEIYGHAGLEADVEIQALMLAALQVAGLTEIRLDLCHAGILEALLDGLPSSRKIEDVLFAALETKDVSALRELTEGMPQAERDALLALPTLYGGVEVIERARATLPASPAIGRALDELAALAAEVSGASVNIDLSDLRGYHYHSGVMFTAYVAGLPNYVARGGRYDKVGEAFGRARPATGFSLDLREVASLSPLEVRAFAIFAPWDADPALRAAIAALRAAGEIVIQSLPGHTHQLDEFNCDRQLVRQDGGWTVIPRSAGA from the coding sequence ATGTCCAATCACTGGCTCCTGCCTGAAAACATCGCCGACGTGCTGCCGTCGGAGGCCCGCAAGATCGAAGAACTGCGCCGCCGCATGCTGGACTTGTTCCGCACCTACGGCTACGAGCTGGTCATGCCGCCGATGCTGGAATACCTGGAATCGCTGCTCACCGGGACCGGGCACGACCTCGACCTGCGCACGCTCAAACTGGTCGACCAGCTCTCCGGCCGCACCATGGGCCTGCGCGCCGACATTACCCCGCAGGTCGCCCGCATCGATGCCCACTTGCTGAACCGCTCCGGCGTGACCCGGCTGTGCTACGCGGGCAATGTGCTGCACGCTCGCCCGGCCGGCTTTCGCGCAACCCGCGAGCCGATCCAGGTCGGCGCGGAGATCTACGGCCATGCCGGCCTGGAAGCGGATGTGGAAATCCAGGCCCTGATGCTGGCCGCGCTGCAGGTTGCCGGCCTGACCGAGATCCGCCTCGACCTTTGCCACGCGGGCATCCTGGAGGCCTTGCTGGACGGCTTGCCGTCCAGCCGCAAGATCGAGGATGTGCTGTTTGCGGCCCTGGAAACCAAGGATGTGTCGGCGCTGCGCGAACTGACCGAAGGCATGCCGCAGGCCGAGCGCGATGCGCTGCTGGCGCTGCCGACGCTGTACGGCGGCGTGGAGGTGATCGAGCGCGCCCGCGCGACGCTGCCGGCGAGCCCGGCGATTGGCCGTGCGCTGGACGAACTGGCGGCACTGGCCGCGGAAGTGAGCGGGGCGAGCGTCAATATCGACCTGTCCGACCTGCGCGGTTACCACTATCACAGTGGCGTGATGTTCACTGCCTATGTGGCTGGCTTGCCCAACTACGTGGCGCGCGGTGGCCGCTATGACAAGGTCGGCGAGGCCTTTGGTCGCGCGCGGCCTGCAACCGGCTTTTCATTGGACTTGCGCGAAGTTGCCTCGCTTTCTCCGCTGGAAGTGCGTGCTTTTGCCATCTTCGCGCCGTGGGATGCGGATCCTGCCTTGCGTGCCGCGATTGCCGCGCTGCGCGCCGCCGGCGAGATCGTCATCCAGTCGCTGCCGGGGCACACGCACCAGCTCGACGAGTTCAACTGCGACCGGCAACTGGTCCGCCAGGATGGCGGCTGGACGGTGATTCCGCGCAGCGCCGGGGCCTGA
- the der gene encoding ribosome biogenesis GTPase Der — translation MKPVIALVGRPNVGKSTLFNRMTRSRDALVADLPGLTRDRHYGEGRIGERPFIAIDTGGFEPVAKEGIVAEMAKQTRQAVVEADVVIFLVDGRLGLAPQDRVIADYLRKTGRRVMLAVNKAEGMKYTTVVSEFYELGMGDPYAISSTHGDGVRELVDEALELAVKERPELAEEDEGAQRGVKIAIVGRPNVGKSTLVNTLIGEERVIAFDMPGTTRDAIYVEFERGGKPYTLIDTAGLRKRGKVFEAIEKFSVVKTLQSIADANVVVLLLDAQQDVSEQDAHIAGFIVESGRALVVGVNKWDGLDGHSRDRIKHDLERKLQFLDFANFHFVSAQQRTGISALLRSVDEAYAAAMVKLPTPQLTRILQEAVEFQQPRRVGATRPKLRYAHQGGSNPPIIIVHGNSLSGIADTYRRYLENRFRSAFKLKGTPLRIEFRTNKNPYADSKD, via the coding sequence ATGAAACCAGTTATCGCTCTGGTCGGCCGTCCCAATGTGGGCAAGTCGACGCTATTCAACCGCATGACCCGTTCGCGCGACGCGCTTGTCGCCGATTTGCCTGGGCTCACGCGTGATCGCCACTATGGCGAGGGCCGTATCGGTGAACGTCCGTTCATCGCCATCGACACCGGCGGTTTCGAGCCGGTGGCCAAGGAAGGCATCGTTGCCGAAATGGCCAAGCAGACCCGTCAGGCGGTGGTCGAGGCCGACGTGGTGATCTTCCTCGTCGACGGCCGCCTCGGGCTGGCGCCGCAGGACCGCGTGATCGCTGATTACCTGCGCAAGACCGGGCGCCGCGTCATGCTGGCCGTGAACAAGGCCGAGGGCATGAAGTACACGACCGTGGTGTCGGAGTTCTACGAGCTTGGCATGGGCGACCCCTATGCCATTTCGTCGACCCACGGCGACGGCGTGCGCGAGCTGGTCGACGAGGCACTGGAACTGGCGGTGAAAGAACGCCCGGAACTTGCCGAGGAAGACGAGGGCGCCCAGCGCGGCGTCAAGATCGCTATCGTGGGCCGGCCGAATGTGGGCAAGTCCACGCTGGTCAACACCCTGATCGGCGAAGAACGCGTGATCGCGTTCGACATGCCTGGCACCACCCGGGATGCCATCTATGTGGAGTTCGAGCGCGGCGGCAAGCCCTATACGCTGATCGACACAGCCGGCCTGCGCAAGCGCGGCAAGGTGTTCGAGGCCATCGAGAAGTTCTCCGTGGTCAAGACGCTGCAATCGATCGCTGATGCGAACGTCGTGGTGCTGCTGCTCGACGCGCAGCAGGACGTGTCGGAGCAGGATGCGCACATCGCCGGCTTCATCGTGGAATCCGGGCGGGCGCTGGTGGTTGGCGTCAACAAGTGGGACGGCCTTGACGGCCACAGCCGCGACCGTATCAAGCACGATCTGGAGCGCAAGCTGCAGTTCCTGGACTTCGCCAACTTCCACTTTGTGTCCGCGCAGCAGCGCACGGGCATCAGCGCGCTGCTGCGCTCGGTGGATGAGGCGTATGCCGCGGCGATGGTCAAGCTGCCCACGCCGCAGCTCACGCGGATCCTGCAGGAAGCGGTCGAGTTCCAGCAGCCGCGGCGTGTCGGCGCGACCCGGCCCAAGCTGCGCTACGCGCACCAGGGCGGGTCCAATCCGCCCATCATCATCGTGCACGGCAATTCGCTTTCCGGTATCGCCGACACCTATCGGCGCTATCTCGAAAACCGTTTCCGCTCGGCTTTCAAACTGAAGGGCACACCGCTTCGCATCGAATTTAGAACGAACAAAAACCCATATGCCGACTCGAAGGATTGA
- a CDS encoding phosphoribosyltransferase produces MTLPSNDEENLWISWDDYHSLIARLALNVHESGWKFDKILCLARGGLRVGDQMSRIFDVPLAILATSSYREAAGTQQGDLDIAQYITMTKGDLSGKILLVDDLVDSGVTLERVGRHLQERYPAVTEVRSSVLWYKACSKVKPDYHVTFLPTNPWIHQPFEEYDTLRPHNLAAWLKRGKHAAGSSQA; encoded by the coding sequence ATGACCCTGCCATCGAACGACGAAGAGAACCTGTGGATCTCGTGGGACGACTACCACAGCCTGATCGCGCGCCTGGCGCTGAACGTCCACGAGTCGGGCTGGAAGTTCGACAAGATCCTGTGCCTGGCACGCGGTGGCCTGCGCGTCGGCGACCAGATGTCCCGTATCTTCGACGTGCCTCTGGCCATCCTGGCCACCAGCAGTTACCGCGAGGCAGCGGGCACACAGCAGGGCGACCTCGATATCGCGCAGTACATCACCATGACCAAGGGCGACCTCTCCGGCAAGATCCTGCTGGTCGATGACCTGGTGGATTCCGGCGTCACGCTGGAGCGCGTGGGCCGCCATCTGCAGGAGCGCTATCCGGCCGTGACGGAAGTGCGCTCGTCCGTGCTGTGGTACAAGGCCTGCTCCAAGGTCAAGCCGGACTACCACGTGACCTTCCTGCCGACGAATCCCTGGATTCACCAGCCGTTCGAAGAGTACGACACGCTGCGTCCGCACAACCTGGCGGCCTGGCTCAAGCGCGGCAAGCACGCCGCCGGCAGCTCGCAGGCCTGA
- the hflC gene encoding protease modulator HflC, producing MNRLISVVIGLFIALAIGSSMVFVVDQRQYAVVFAFGQIKQVVNEPGLHFKLPPPLQNVIFMDRRLLTIDVAASERFLTAEKKSMVVDWFVKWRITDPRKFYVAFNGNIRGAQDRMTQRIDSVAREEFGKRTVAELVAGEREKVMQNIRSAMADYAQSVGVEIIDVRLKRVDLLPAISESVYRRMEAERKRVANELRSTGAAEGEKIRADADRQREVVLAEAYRDAQKIKGEGDARASQIYAESFGRDPQFAQFWRSMEAYRNTFRDKRDVLVLEPNSDFFRYMRSSGGAAAPAAAPPASRR from the coding sequence ATGAACCGACTGATTTCCGTAGTAATCGGCCTCTTCATCGCGCTGGCGATCGGCTCCTCGATGGTGTTCGTGGTGGACCAGCGTCAGTACGCCGTGGTGTTCGCCTTCGGCCAAATCAAGCAGGTGGTGAACGAGCCGGGCCTGCACTTCAAGTTGCCGCCGCCGCTGCAGAACGTGATTTTCATGGATCGCCGCCTGCTGACGATCGATGTGGCCGCTTCGGAGCGCTTTCTCACGGCCGAGAAGAAGAGCATGGTGGTGGACTGGTTCGTCAAATGGCGCATCACCGATCCGCGCAAGTTCTACGTGGCCTTCAATGGCAACATCCGCGGCGCGCAGGACCGCATGACCCAGCGTATCGACTCCGTTGCACGCGAGGAATTCGGCAAGCGCACGGTGGCGGAGCTGGTGGCCGGCGAGCGCGAGAAGGTGATGCAGAATATCCGCTCCGCGATGGCTGACTACGCGCAGTCCGTTGGCGTCGAGATCATCGACGTGCGCCTCAAGCGTGTCGACCTGCTGCCCGCAATCAGCGAATCGGTGTATCGCCGCATGGAAGCCGAGCGCAAGCGCGTGGCCAACGAGCTGCGCTCCACCGGCGCGGCCGAGGGCGAGAAGATCCGCGCCGATGCCGATCGTCAGCGTGAAGTCGTGCTGGCGGAAGCCTACCGCGATGCGCAGAAGATCAAGGGCGAGGGCGATGCCCGCGCGTCGCAGATCTACGCCGAATCGTTTGGCCGGGATCCCCAGTTCGCGCAGTTCTGGCGCAGCATGGAGGCTTACCGCAATACGTTCCGCGACAAGCGCGACGTGCTGGTGCTGGAGCCCAATTCCGACTTCTTCCGCTATATGCGGTCGTCGGGCGGCGCAGCGGCGCCGGCGGCAGCGCCTCCGGCGAGCCGTCGCTAA
- the bamB gene encoding outer membrane protein assembly factor BamB has protein sequence MKSLFSGTAQNQQHGKFVRGLVVAAACAASVASLGGCSLFSKADKRTPVELKPITQTLSVRQAWKASVGKSGPYSLQPSVSGSTVYASSNGGKVLALDGATGRTLWEAKTDIDLTTGPGSDGTVTAVAGEKGAVFAFDASGKQIWKKQVNGEVLSAPLVGNGLVVVRTTDTRVLGLDAQTGERRWIYQRSQTPLNLRASMGMAFAGDGIVMGFPGGKLGVLAPGNGVLRWESTVSYPKGVSEIERLNDVTGQPMVNGRQVCATTFQGRIACLELANGQPQWGKDFSSPTGPAQDDTSLYAGDERSVVHAFDRQNGTERWKNDQLLYRRLGTPLAVGRSVVAGDYEGYVHFLSREDGQFVARLKTDGSEITAAPVVAGPSLVVQTRDGNLYGFVPD, from the coding sequence ATGAAGTCATTGTTTTCCGGCACGGCCCAGAACCAGCAACACGGCAAATTTGTCCGCGGCCTGGTGGTGGCCGCCGCTTGTGCGGCCAGCGTCGCCAGCCTGGGCGGCTGCTCGTTGTTCAGCAAGGCTGACAAGCGCACGCCGGTCGAACTCAAGCCGATCACCCAGACGTTGTCGGTGCGCCAGGCCTGGAAGGCCAGCGTCGGCAAGAGCGGCCCGTACTCGCTGCAACCTTCTGTCTCCGGCAGCACCGTCTATGCATCTTCCAATGGCGGCAAGGTGCTGGCGCTCGATGGCGCCACGGGGCGCACCTTGTGGGAGGCCAAGACCGACATCGACCTGACCACCGGCCCCGGCAGCGACGGCACAGTGACGGCGGTGGCGGGCGAGAAGGGCGCGGTCTTTGCCTTTGACGCCAGCGGCAAGCAGATCTGGAAGAAGCAGGTCAATGGGGAGGTTCTCTCCGCGCCGCTGGTTGGCAACGGCCTGGTGGTCGTGCGCACGACCGATACCCGCGTGCTTGGTCTGGATGCGCAGACCGGCGAGCGCCGCTGGATCTACCAGCGTTCGCAGACCCCGCTCAACCTGCGCGCCTCGATGGGCATGGCGTTTGCCGGCGACGGCATCGTGATGGGTTTCCCCGGCGGCAAGCTGGGTGTGCTGGCTCCGGGCAACGGCGTGCTGCGCTGGGAGAGTACGGTTTCCTATCCGAAGGGCGTGTCCGAGATTGAACGGCTCAATGATGTGACGGGCCAGCCCATGGTCAATGGCCGCCAGGTCTGCGCGACCACGTTCCAGGGCCGGATCGCCTGTCTTGAGCTGGCCAATGGCCAGCCGCAGTGGGGCAAGGATTTCTCTTCGCCGACCGGCCCCGCGCAGGATGACACTTCGCTGTACGCCGGGGACGAGCGCTCCGTGGTCCATGCGTTTGACCGCCAGAACGGCACGGAACGCTGGAAGAACGATCAACTGCTGTACCGCCGTCTCGGCACGCCGCTGGCGGTGGGGCGTTCGGTGGTGGCGGGCGATTACGAAGGCTATGTACACTTCTTGTCGCGCGAGGACGGTCAGTTCGTGGCACGCCTGAAGACCGATGGCAGCGAGATTACCGCTGCGCCGGTGGTGGCGGGCCCGTCGCTGGTGGTACAGACACGCGACGGCAACCTCTACGGCTTCGTGCCGGACTGA
- the hflK gene encoding FtsH protease activity modulator HflK translates to MPLFPRNSESSHAFGSRAGGRNGGHAPSRTAWQRLRAILSLNDPRWGRGGPDDEDKDKDKDSRDNNRQQNQRPPQDGPPDLDELWRDFNRRLNGLLGRKDNGGGNQGFGGGARTPGKGSGIGAGVVVIAAVGIWLASGFFMVQEGQTAVILQFGKFKYTTGPGINWRLPYPIQSAEIVNLSGVRSVEVGRSTSIKDSNLKDASMLTQDENIIDVRFTVQYDIQDASEFLFYNKTDRGGDEELVTQAAETSVREIVGRNKMDAVLYENREQIAQNLAKSIQSILTAYKTGIRVISVNVQSVQPPEQVQAAFDDVNKASQDRERAISEGQAYANDVIPRAKGTAARLNEEAEAYKARVTAQAEGDASRFRQVQAEYAKAPQVTRDRIYIETMQQIYTNSTKVLVDSRQGNNLLYLPLDKLMSQSAVDARAPASGTAQAPAAGSGTSPAPDASGDNRSRELLRNRDRDSR, encoded by the coding sequence ATGCCCCTGTTTCCCCGGAATTCTGAATCGAGCCATGCCTTTGGCAGCCGCGCAGGTGGCCGCAACGGCGGCCATGCACCGTCGCGAACGGCCTGGCAGCGTTTGCGCGCGATCCTGTCTTTGAACGATCCCCGTTGGGGTAGGGGCGGCCCGGATGACGAGGACAAAGACAAGGACAAGGATAGCCGCGACAACAATCGCCAGCAAAACCAGCGTCCGCCCCAGGATGGTCCGCCCGACCTCGACGAACTCTGGCGCGATTTCAACCGTCGCCTTAACGGCCTGCTTGGCCGTAAGGACAATGGCGGCGGCAACCAGGGCTTTGGCGGCGGTGCGCGCACGCCGGGCAAAGGCTCGGGGATCGGCGCGGGCGTGGTGGTGATCGCAGCGGTCGGCATCTGGCTGGCCAGCGGTTTCTTCATGGTGCAGGAAGGCCAGACCGCCGTCATCCTCCAGTTTGGCAAGTTCAAGTACACGACGGGCCCGGGTATCAACTGGCGCCTGCCGTACCCGATCCAGTCCGCCGAGATCGTCAACCTGTCGGGCGTGCGCTCGGTTGAAGTGGGCCGTTCCACCTCGATCAAGGACAGCAACCTGAAGGACGCGTCGATGCTGACGCAGGACGAGAACATCATCGACGTCCGCTTCACGGTGCAGTACGACATCCAGGATGCGAGCGAATTCCTGTTCTACAACAAGACCGACCGTGGTGGCGACGAAGAACTGGTGACCCAGGCAGCCGAGACCTCGGTGCGCGAGATCGTCGGGCGCAACAAGATGGACGCGGTGCTCTACGAGAACCGTGAACAGATTGCCCAGAACCTGGCCAAGTCGATCCAGTCGATCCTGACCGCGTACAAGACCGGCATCCGCGTGATCTCCGTCAACGTGCAGAGCGTGCAGCCGCCCGAGCAGGTCCAGGCGGCCTTTGACGACGTCAACAAGGCCAGCCAGGACCGCGAACGCGCCATCAGCGAAGGCCAGGCCTACGCCAATGACGTGATTCCGCGCGCCAAGGGTACCGCCGCGCGTCTGAATGAAGAAGCCGAAGCCTACAAGGCGCGAGTGACCGCCCAGGCCGAAGGCGATGCCTCGCGTTTCCGCCAGGTCCAGGCCGAGTATGCCAAGGCCCCGCAGGTGACGCGTGATCGCATCTATATCGAGACCATGCAGCAGATCTATACCAATTCGACCAAGGTGCTGGTGGATTCACGCCAGGGTAACAATCTCCTCTACCTGCCGCTGGACAAGCTGATGTCGCAATCGGCGGTGGATGCGCGCGCGCCGGCTTCCGGCACCGCGCAGGCCCCTGCCGCGGGCAGCGGCACGTCTCCCGCGCCCGATGCCAGTGGCGATAACCGGTCGCGCGAGCTGTTGCGCAACCGTGACCGCGATTCGCGCTGA
- the hfq gene encoding RNA chaperone Hfq — MSNKGQLLQDPFLNALRKEHVPVSIYLVNGIKLQGNIESFDQYVVLLRNTVTQMVYKHAISTVVPARAVNFRVDETAEG, encoded by the coding sequence ATGAGCAACAAAGGGCAATTGCTACAAGACCCGTTCCTGAACGCGCTGCGCAAAGAGCACGTACCGGTTTCCATCTACCTCGTGAATGGCATCAAGCTGCAAGGCAATATCGAGTCGTTCGACCAGTACGTCGTCCTGTTGCGCAACACCGTGACGCAGATGGTCTACAAGCATGCGATTTCCACCGTCGTACCCGCCCGCGCCGTGAATTTCCGCGTGGACGAAACGGCTGAAGGCTGA
- a CDS encoding YfgM family protein, translating into MAYDLEEQEQLESLKAWWRQYGNTVTWALIAGLLAFAAWSGWNYWQRKQAGEAALLYEQVVKAAESRDVERIKRAAGDLEEKFGKTAYGPMTALVSAKVLYDAGDLAGTKAQLQWAIDHGDGEYAHLARVRLAGVLLDEKAYDQGLALLKDEPPAPFVALYADRRGDLLAAQDKRPEARLAYQKALDKLSANDAAMRQIIQFKLDALGTA; encoded by the coding sequence ATGGCTTACGATCTAGAAGAACAGGAACAGCTTGAGAGCCTCAAGGCCTGGTGGCGCCAGTACGGCAATACCGTGACCTGGGCCTTGATCGCCGGCTTGCTGGCCTTCGCTGCGTGGAGTGGCTGGAACTACTGGCAACGCAAGCAGGCCGGAGAAGCGGCGCTGCTGTACGAGCAGGTGGTCAAGGCTGCCGAGAGCCGCGATGTCGAGCGGATCAAGCGCGCCGCCGGCGATCTCGAGGAAAAATTCGGCAAGACAGCCTATGGCCCCATGACCGCGCTGGTATCGGCCAAGGTGCTGTACGATGCAGGCGACCTGGCTGGCACGAAGGCCCAGTTGCAATGGGCGATCGACCATGGCGATGGCGAGTATGCTCACCTGGCGCGCGTGCGCCTGGCTGGCGTGCTGCTTGACGAGAAGGCCTACGACCAGGGCCTGGCACTGCTCAAGGACGAGCCGCCGGCACCGTTCGTGGCGCTATATGCGGACCGTCGGGGCGATCTGCTGGCGGCCCAGGACAAGCGCCCGGAAGCCCGCTTGGCCTACCAGAAGGCGCTCGACAAGCTGAGCGCCAATGACGCAGCCATGCGCCAGATCATTCAGTTCAAGCTTGACGCGCTGGGCACCGCCTGA